In Takifugu flavidus isolate HTHZ2018 chromosome 1, ASM371156v2, whole genome shotgun sequence, the DNA window AGCGGATGCGGATGTGCCGGTTCCCGTCCGTGACCGGCATCAGGCGGGAGATTTGCAGGAACACGGTGGTGGCCTCGGCCGCCGGGCGCAGATGCACCCAGAGCTGCGCGCGGACCAGCCGGCTGACTTGAAACTTTTGAGTGAAGGAGAAATGGCAGCATTTGGGCTCCCCGTTCAGTTGGACGACGGACGCggctggagagagaagagaacgAACGCGCGCGTTAATAGTGTCACAAATGAGTCGGCGAGGAGCCTTTTACATACACGACATAGTATTACGCGTCGCTATCAGTTGCTGTCTGACGTTTTAATTTACTATTTTAGTTCTAAAACTAACATTTCCCGCCGTCAGCGCGCGTAAAGCGCTTTTGGAGACTTTAGCGCACCGTTGCTGGCGCGCGCCACGGCGAGGTAAACACTCACGTTCAGTGGCCATCATCATGATGGTCTCCGTGATGGCGTGCTCGTCGTCCTCCTCCGTGACCACGTCCCTGTTGTCATCGCCCAGCACGTCGTACTGgtcgaggagctgctgcagcggcggcgctTTGGGCAGGAGCTGCTTCACCGTGTCCCGGCTGATGTTCGGAGCCTCTTTCATCCGCAGCTTGCTCAGAATCTGAGACTTGATGGCGTTTAATCGCATGGTTTTGATGTGCTGTCGGACGTCGCAGGTGACGCACTGCTCCGTGTCCTCTGGGCTGCCGACGGGCGGCTGCTGGTGCGTCTCTTGGCCACTCAACACCACCAAACTCAAAGAAATCATCAGGCTAAAATGCAGCATGCTCGGAGACAGTTGCATTGTCTCCTGAAGACGTGGAAATGCGTTCTATAAAAAGTATATCCCTTGGCGTGTTCTGGTTCTGACGCGCAGCCTGGGCTGGGTTTGGATTAATGTCCCACACTGAGAGGCATCATGCTTTATTAGCGCGCACCTTTTTATACTCCAACTTTAGTCGCTTTTGTGTCGTCAAAAACCATGATTGGCTGGACAGACAACAATGAATTTAAACCGACTGACAGGGAAGTTTTTTTCCTTGTCAACCCATACAGGGACGGAGAGCGCGAGCATGTGCTGAACGCGTCCCCAGATGGATAAATTAACCGCGCTTACGGTGATTGCGCAACGAGCATCTTGCGTGTCGCGTTAAGATGAAGTTCGAGTAGTGTGACCCAGTTTGGGTCATTCTGACTTTATTAAAGTCTGTCAACGAAGTCAACATGAAACTGGTGCATTTGCAGGTGTTTCGAAGATGTCGATCAAGGATTGTTTGTAAATGGGGAGAGCTCATTTACCACGTCGTAGAATCTTATTCAATCACTAAAACGAAACTAAAAGTTTAAATATTTGACTCGATTCTATCATTTTGTTTCTTCAATGCTTTTGAATTTTTAACCTATCTCTGGTGAAAAAAGTAAACACATCGTTTTTAAAATATGTGATAAAAAA includes these proteins:
- the mstnb gene encoding growth/differentiation factor 8 isoform X2, which codes for MQLSPSMLHFSLMISLSLVVLSGQETHQQPPVGSPEDTEQCVTCDVRQHIKTMRLNAIKSQILSKLRMKEAPNISRDTVKQLLPKAPPLQQLLDQYDVLGDDNRDVVTEEDDEHAITETIMMMATEPASVVQLNGEPKCCHFSFTQKFQVSRLVRAQLWVHLRPAAEATTVFLQISRLMPVTDGNRHIRIRSLKLDVKAGASSWQSIDVKQVLSVWLRQPETNWGIEINAFDSRGKDLAVTSTQPGEEGLQPFMEVKISEGPRRVRRDLGLDCDENSPESRCCRYPLTVDFEDFGWDWIIAPKRYKANYCSGEWLG
- the mstnb gene encoding growth/differentiation factor 8 isoform X1; translation: MQLSPSMLHFSLMISLSLVVLSGQETHQQPPVGSPEDTEQCVTCDVRQHIKTMRLNAIKSQILSKLRMKEAPNISRDTVKQLLPKAPPLQQLLDQYDVLGDDNRDVVTEEDDEHAITETIMMMATEPASVVQLNGEPKCCHFSFTQKFQVSRLVRAQLWVHLRPAAEATTVFLQISRLMPVTDGNRHIRIRSLKLDVKAGASSWQSIDVKQVLSVWLRQPETNWGIEINAFDSRGKDLAVTSTQPGEEGLQPFMEVKISEGPRRVRRDLGLDCDENSPESRCCRYPLTVDFEDFGWDWIIAPKRYKANYCSGECEYMHLQKYPHTHLVNKANPRGTAGPCCTPTKMSPINMLYFNQEQQIIYGKIPSMVVDRCGCL